In Oceanobacillus sp. FSL K6-2867, one DNA window encodes the following:
- a CDS encoding GntR family transcriptional regulator: MIPMSLERKNPYYVQFYQMIKQMIFEGKIKPGERINETQFAKEYNVSKSPIREAIRILEKEGLLVVDRSKVMVYKPTLKDVEDIYYCRMALESFAVKRTTSIASDQELQQIEANLDETEAAINANKDANEIIALNEQFHHFILTFSQNPRLLKQVNDLKGLINYYRILNFKGEWRAKEILNQHRQVFRYIKDRNESKAAEEMIKHLKMDVEHLLEIFSDSIEVANLLEQ; the protein is encoded by the coding sequence ATGATTCCAATGAGCTTAGAGAGAAAGAATCCATACTATGTACAGTTCTATCAGATGATTAAACAAATGATTTTTGAGGGAAAAATTAAACCTGGTGAGCGCATCAATGAAACACAATTTGCCAAAGAGTATAATGTAAGCAAGAGTCCGATAAGAGAAGCGATAAGGATCCTGGAAAAGGAAGGTCTGTTAGTAGTTGATCGATCTAAAGTGATGGTTTATAAGCCTACGTTAAAAGATGTCGAGGATATTTACTATTGCCGAATGGCATTAGAATCATTTGCAGTCAAACGAACAACCAGCATAGCAAGTGATCAAGAGCTGCAGCAAATTGAAGCAAATCTTGATGAAACGGAAGCTGCAATTAATGCCAATAAGGATGCGAATGAAATTATCGCTCTGAATGAACAATTTCATCACTTTATTCTTACCTTTTCTCAAAATCCTCGCTTGCTGAAACAAGTCAATGATTTAAAAGGGCTGATTAATTACTACCGAATTTTGAATTTTAAAGGTGAATGGCGAGCGAAAGAGATATTAAATCAGCATCGGCAAGTATTTCGTTATATCAAAGATAGAAATGAATCGAAAGCTGCTGAAGAAATGATTAAGCATTTGAAAATGGATGTGGAGCATCTTCTGGAGATTTTCTCAGATTCAATAGAGGTAGCAAATCTACTAGAACAATAA
- a CDS encoding tartrate dehydrogenase, with product MKKFQIASIPGDGIGKEVVPAAINVLETVSELHGGLSFEFTDFPYSCEYYLEHGVMMPEDGLERLKDFDSIFLGAVGNIKLVPDHVSLWGLLIKLRREFEQVINMRPAKIMRGIQSPLVNPKDFDLMVVRENSEGEYSEVGGRIFRGEDEVSIQNNIFSRKGTERAMRYAFELASKRNKHVTSATKSNGIVHTMPFWDEVFQDVAKDYPDIQTDSQHIDALAAFFVTHPEKFDVIVASNLFGDILTDIGAAIMGSVGIAPAANINVNGKYPSMFEPVHGSAPDIIGKGVANPIGQIWTAKMMLDHMGEEEIGTVVLDVVESVTNDGITTPDIGGKHTTREVTEEIISRLKAKA from the coding sequence ATGAAGAAATTTCAGATCGCTTCCATTCCAGGAGATGGGATTGGTAAAGAAGTTGTTCCTGCTGCTATCAATGTTTTGGAAACGGTGTCAGAATTGCATGGTGGGCTTTCCTTTGAATTTACAGATTTCCCATATAGCTGTGAATACTATTTAGAGCATGGAGTCATGATGCCTGAAGATGGGCTGGAGAGATTAAAAGATTTTGACTCTATCTTTTTGGGGGCTGTAGGAAATATTAAACTTGTTCCGGATCATGTCTCATTATGGGGTCTTTTGATTAAGCTTCGACGTGAATTTGAACAAGTAATTAATATGAGGCCAGCCAAAATTATGCGTGGCATCCAATCTCCACTGGTTAACCCAAAGGACTTTGATTTAATGGTTGTTCGGGAAAATAGTGAAGGAGAATATAGTGAGGTTGGCGGAAGGATCTTTCGCGGAGAGGATGAGGTTTCTATTCAGAATAATATTTTCTCCCGCAAAGGTACAGAACGTGCAATGCGCTATGCATTTGAGTTGGCATCTAAACGAAATAAACATGTAACGAGTGCCACAAAGTCAAACGGAATTGTTCATACAATGCCATTTTGGGATGAAGTTTTCCAGGATGTGGCCAAAGATTATCCAGATATTCAAACAGACTCCCAGCATATCGATGCCCTGGCCGCTTTTTTTGTAACACATCCAGAAAAATTTGATGTAATTGTCGCCAGTAATTTATTCGGTGATATTCTAACCGATATTGGTGCTGCCATTATGGGAAGTGTTGGAATTGCACCAGCTGCAAATATTAATGTAAATGGAAAATACCCATCCATGTTTGAACCTGTACATGGCTCAGCACCAGATATTATTGGAAAGGGCGTTGCTAATCCGATTGGCCAAATCTGGACAGCTAAAATGATGCTTGACCATATGGGGGAAGAAGAAATTGGGACGGTTGTTTTAGATGTGGTCGAGAGTGTTACGAATGACGGAATTACGACCCCTGATATAGGTGGGAAACATACTACAAGGGAAGTTACAGAGGAAATTATTAGTCGTTTGAAGGCTAAAGCATAA
- a CDS encoding MurR/RpiR family transcriptional regulator → MNNTINSSKKLKETLTNFIMNENITPNNRRIAEYILLNYKSVAFMTASELAEKIGVSQPTITRFVAIHLKIDRFSKFIKEIQNIIRLEVTTLDRHQMKKENQDSDFYYFIDQEIDSLKSIGDYISEEKLDYIAKKIAGKKKILILGFRSAKPLADYFYFFLRKIHPNVQVCFRADSEVLDTLHSINVQESLILLFAFPRYPNEMINVIKYLKEKKYPCITISDSYKLQEIGVCNVDLVTPITLNNLFDSYTSTFSVLSILLDKIGRVDFEQSQTMLNNLEDLYRKNQVFFTEQNAAQKGNNK, encoded by the coding sequence TTGAATAATACAATTAACTCTTCAAAAAAACTAAAGGAAACGCTTACAAATTTTATAATGAATGAAAACATTACTCCTAATAACCGTCGAATTGCAGAATATATTTTATTGAATTATAAGTCGGTTGCCTTTATGACGGCATCAGAATTAGCAGAAAAAATAGGAGTCAGTCAGCCTACTATTACTAGATTTGTTGCAATCCATTTAAAGATTGACAGGTTTAGTAAATTCATTAAAGAAATTCAAAACATTATACGATTGGAAGTTACTACCCTTGATCGCCATCAAATGAAAAAGGAAAATCAGGATTCTGATTTTTATTACTTTATTGATCAGGAAATTGACAGTTTAAAAAGTATTGGTGATTACATCTCGGAAGAAAAGCTAGATTATATTGCTAAGAAAATAGCTGGTAAGAAAAAAATTTTAATCCTTGGGTTTCGTTCAGCAAAGCCATTAGCCGATTATTTTTACTTTTTTTTAAGAAAAATACATCCAAATGTTCAAGTTTGTTTCCGTGCTGATAGTGAAGTGCTTGATACACTCCATTCTATAAATGTTCAAGAATCACTCATTTTGCTGTTTGCTTTTCCTAGGTATCCAAATGAAATGATTAATGTAATCAAGTATTTAAAAGAAAAAAAGTACCCATGTATTACTATTTCAGACAGTTATAAATTGCAAGAAATCGGAGTCTGCAATGTTGATTTAGTCACTCCAATTACCCTAAATAACTTATTTGATTCTTATACATCGACATTCAGTGTTTTAAGTATTCTTTTAGATAAAATCGGTAGGGTTGATTTTGAGCAGTCTCAAACCATGCTTAACAATTTAGAAGATCTATACCGAAAGAATCAGGTTTTTTTCACTGAACAAAATGCAGCCCAGAAAGGAAATAATAAATGA
- a CDS encoding Zn-dependent hydrolase: MIKINMDRLVSNLQTLGKIGLNESGGLDRTAFTDAELQARNWLFEKLNAINLTVKVDEIANIWAKREGSNPKYPSIVFGSHIDSVPNGGKYDGALGVLMALEVMQTLEENGIQTTYPLELVSFSAEEANPFGVSTLGSRAAAGKLKQQDIFNAINDEGMTLTQALQKAGGDPVHFEKAKRNPNELAAYLEVHIEQGKRLLNREIPVGIVTGITGIYREQVTVSGEANHAGTTLMKDRTDALMQASEMMLAFETAVKDYPDEELVGTIGKIENYPNAANVIPGQVELHIEIRGGSRDAIQDVINKWEKKLEEIRQRRNGKVHRHVTKDQLPVTMDPILMDTSEQAATKFGYATMRLGSMAGHDAAHMATLTKAGMLFVPSIDGKSHCPEEESRKSDIEIVCNTLLHSILLLDQQLSKQFQLIYSK, from the coding sequence ATGATAAAAATAAATATGGATCGACTGGTAAGTAATTTACAAACCCTTGGAAAAATAGGGCTAAATGAATCAGGTGGGTTGGACCGAACGGCATTTACTGATGCAGAGCTACAAGCCAGAAATTGGCTGTTCGAAAAATTAAATGCAATAAATTTGACGGTTAAAGTAGACGAAATAGCAAATATATGGGCTAAAAGGGAAGGTTCGAACCCAAAGTATCCATCCATTGTATTTGGTTCTCATATTGATTCGGTGCCAAATGGAGGGAAATATGATGGAGCCTTAGGTGTTTTAATGGCATTAGAAGTAATGCAAACACTAGAAGAGAACGGAATCCAAACAACTTATCCATTGGAATTGGTGTCCTTTAGTGCAGAAGAAGCAAATCCATTTGGGGTTTCTACTTTAGGAAGCAGAGCAGCAGCTGGAAAATTGAAGCAGCAGGACATTTTTAATGCGATAAATGACGAAGGTATGACGTTAACTCAGGCACTACAAAAAGCAGGAGGTGACCCGGTTCATTTTGAAAAGGCAAAAAGGAATCCAAATGAACTGGCCGCCTATCTAGAAGTCCATATTGAACAAGGCAAAAGACTCTTAAACAGAGAGATTCCAGTTGGAATTGTGACCGGGATAACGGGAATATACCGAGAGCAAGTGACCGTATCTGGTGAAGCTAATCATGCAGGAACAACATTGATGAAAGACAGGACAGATGCTCTCATGCAGGCTTCTGAAATGATGCTCGCCTTTGAGACAGCGGTTAAGGATTATCCAGATGAAGAATTGGTAGGGACGATTGGAAAAATTGAGAATTACCCAAATGCCGCCAATGTAATACCAGGCCAGGTTGAACTACATATTGAGATTAGAGGAGGGTCAAGGGATGCTATCCAAGACGTCATAAACAAATGGGAAAAAAAGCTAGAAGAAATAAGGCAACGTAGAAACGGAAAGGTACACCGCCATGTCACAAAGGATCAATTACCAGTGACAATGGATCCAATTCTGATGGACACTTCTGAACAAGCAGCAACAAAGTTTGGCTATGCAACAATGAGGCTTGGCAGTATGGCAGGTCATGATGCGGCACATATGGCAACCCTTACGAAAGCGGGGATGTTATTTGTCCCAAGTATAGACGGAAAAAGTCATTGTCCTGAAGAAGAAAGTAGAAAGTCAGATATTGAAATCGTTTGTAACACACTACTTCATTCCATTTTATTGTTAGATCAACAGTTAAGTAAACAATTTCAACTTATTTATTCCAAATAA
- the solA gene encoding N-methyl-L-tryptophan oxidase → MNYHFDTIVIGGGTMGTAAAYYLSKKGQRVLVLEQFSIPNDKASHHGDTRMFRLANGDGEKYVPLGKAALRLWEELEADTGKTLFQKSGALSIGYSGSDFIKKAIESSVTHQLEYEKLTADEIKDRWPGITIPDDYYGCLDPNAGFLFSEECIRTYKEEAEKLGAVLKEYEPATEIIRMRNEVKVITGKEQYSANHLIITAGAWTHKLVKNINLPITIIRKTIGWFEPMKKGMYDHHFPCFVFKTESDGNYYGFPNFNGSGVKLGRMDEGHLSDPDKLNREFGSFENDEGDLRRFLEKYMSNASGTMLNGKVCMFSMTPNEDFIVDRDPEFDNIIIAGGFSGRGFKFASVIGSILSDLVVEGETTHDISSFQIKRFMEQQA, encoded by the coding sequence GTGAATTACCATTTTGATACCATTGTTATTGGCGGAGGAACCATGGGAACCGCAGCAGCTTATTATTTGTCAAAAAAAGGACAGCGGGTATTAGTACTGGAGCAGTTTTCCATTCCTAATGATAAGGCAAGTCATCATGGGGATACACGCATGTTTCGATTAGCAAATGGAGATGGAGAAAAATATGTGCCATTGGGGAAAGCAGCACTTCGTCTGTGGGAAGAGCTAGAAGCAGATACAGGAAAAACACTATTTCAAAAATCGGGTGCGCTATCGATAGGTTATTCGGGGTCAGATTTTATAAAAAAAGCGATAGAAAGCTCTGTAACACATCAATTAGAATATGAAAAATTGACAGCAGATGAAATCAAGGATCGCTGGCCAGGGATCACTATTCCAGATGATTATTATGGCTGTTTAGATCCGAATGCTGGATTTCTATTTAGTGAGGAATGCATTAGAACATATAAAGAGGAAGCAGAGAAATTAGGTGCTGTTTTAAAAGAATACGAGCCGGCAACAGAGATAATCCGAATGCGAAATGAAGTAAAAGTGATAACAGGTAAAGAGCAGTATTCGGCTAATCATTTAATTATTACAGCTGGAGCGTGGACACACAAACTAGTAAAAAATATCAATCTGCCAATAACGATCATACGAAAGACCATCGGCTGGTTTGAACCAATGAAAAAGGGAATGTACGATCATCATTTTCCTTGTTTTGTCTTTAAAACAGAATCGGACGGGAATTATTATGGATTTCCAAATTTTAACGGTTCTGGTGTGAAATTAGGAAGAATGGATGAAGGGCATTTGTCAGATCCTGACAAGCTGAACCGTGAATTTGGCTCTTTTGAAAACGATGAAGGAGATTTAAGGAGATTTTTGGAAAAATATATGTCAAATGCAAGCGGTACTATGCTGAATGGAAAGGTTTGTATGTTTTCTATGACACCGAATGAGGATTTTATTGTGGACAGGGATCCAGAATTTGACAATATAATTATTGCTGGAGGATTTTCCGGTCGCGGATTTAAATTTGCCAGTGTTATAGGAAGTATTCTTTCCGATTTAGTTGTCGAGGGCGAAACTACTCATGATATCTCTTCTTTTCAGATTAAGCGATTTATGGAACAGCAGGCTTAG
- a CDS encoding hydantoinase/oxoprolinase family protein codes for MQYRIGIDTGGTFTDVSLVEESTGKSFITKVPSTPSNPSLAVINGVKQIVQETGIDYQDISFFIHGTTVGTNALLEQKGEKTALLTTKGFKDILQIGRQTRPKLYDFKARRSEPLVPRNLRLELDERIDTQGNILKGIDRGEVIELSKTLKKYNIKSLAVCFINSYANPSHETEVKKILNELIPETFITLSCEVLPEFKEYERTSTVVGNAYVLPKMKYYLEHLNDNLKEMQISSNLYIMQSNGGVIGAETAITMPIRTILSGPAGGVLAGTIVAKNTSYKNIITIDMGGTSLDTALIENGEAQFTTMSEIDGRPVKVPMVEMHTIGSGGGSIAWIDAGGALRVGPHSAGADPGPVCYGNGGEEPTVSDANVILGRLNPNSILGGKMKMDVESARKVIKEKIADPLGLTIEEAAEGILKVINTNMMRGIRVISIEKGHDTRDFSLMAFGGAGPLHAVDIANELGSKEVIIPPNPGITCAEGMLKADVRHDYVQTYTSTLSVLDFNQTNNILAALSQEAIDELSNEGFENQDIELQASLDLRYVRQAYEINIPLVDGSTVTEASLSEAVKTFHEMHEKIYGFNRQSEELELVNIRLIGIGKIKELQNTKQEIALKNNIEPVSERNVYFDGSFIQTPIYQRTDLHSEVTIAGPAIIEQLDSTIVIYPKQKAVTDKSGNLIINLTNTDAKEEAEYEYSAN; via the coding sequence ATGCAATATCGAATTGGAATAGATACTGGTGGAACATTTACAGATGTATCCTTGGTGGAGGAAAGTACAGGAAAATCCTTTATTACGAAGGTACCTTCTACTCCGAGTAATCCTTCATTAGCCGTTATTAATGGAGTAAAGCAAATCGTACAAGAAACTGGTATTGACTATCAGGATATATCCTTTTTTATTCATGGAACTACAGTAGGGACAAATGCCTTACTTGAACAAAAAGGAGAAAAAACAGCTTTATTAACAACAAAGGGCTTCAAAGATATTCTTCAAATTGGGAGGCAGACGCGACCAAAGCTCTATGATTTCAAGGCACGCAGATCAGAACCTCTAGTACCTCGTAATTTACGGTTAGAATTGGATGAGCGGATTGATACACAAGGTAATATTTTAAAAGGGATTGATAGAGGTGAGGTTATTGAATTATCAAAAACACTAAAAAAATATAACATAAAATCACTTGCTGTATGTTTTATAAATTCATATGCAAACCCATCCCATGAAACGGAAGTTAAAAAAATACTTAATGAGCTGATACCGGAAACCTTTATTACTCTATCTTGTGAGGTTCTCCCAGAATTTAAGGAATATGAACGTACAAGTACAGTAGTAGGAAATGCGTATGTCTTGCCAAAAATGAAATATTACCTTGAGCACTTGAACGATAATTTAAAGGAAATGCAAATATCTAGCAATCTTTATATCATGCAATCAAATGGTGGAGTTATTGGTGCTGAAACAGCGATTACTATGCCAATCCGTACAATTTTATCTGGACCAGCGGGAGGGGTATTAGCTGGGACTATTGTGGCTAAGAATACATCCTATAAGAATATTATTACGATTGATATGGGGGGAACTAGTTTAGATACTGCCCTCATTGAAAATGGAGAGGCTCAATTCACAACCATGAGTGAAATTGATGGAAGGCCAGTAAAAGTACCGATGGTTGAAATGCATACAATTGGATCTGGTGGTGGTAGTATCGCTTGGATAGACGCTGGCGGCGCATTACGAGTTGGACCACATAGTGCAGGGGCAGATCCAGGACCTGTTTGCTATGGCAATGGTGGGGAAGAACCGACTGTTAGTGATGCTAATGTGATACTTGGCCGGTTAAATCCGAATTCCATTCTGGGCGGGAAAATGAAGATGGATGTGGAATCGGCAAGGAAAGTCATAAAAGAAAAAATTGCTGATCCACTAGGATTAACGATAGAGGAGGCTGCAGAAGGAATATTAAAGGTTATTAATACTAATATGATGCGCGGAATTAGGGTCATTTCAATTGAAAAGGGACATGATACGCGTGATTTTTCATTAATGGCATTTGGTGGAGCGGGACCACTTCATGCTGTAGATATTGCTAACGAACTTGGTTCCAAAGAGGTAATAATTCCACCAAATCCTGGTATTACTTGTGCGGAGGGAATGCTTAAGGCCGATGTAAGACATGATTATGTACAAACATATACCTCGACTCTTTCAGTCTTGGATTTTAATCAAACAAATAATATTTTAGCAGCGTTATCACAAGAGGCGATTGACGAGCTTAGTAATGAAGGCTTTGAAAATCAGGATATTGAATTACAAGCTAGTCTTGATCTCCGTTATGTGCGTCAAGCGTATGAAATTAACATCCCACTAGTGGATGGCAGTACAGTAACAGAAGCATCTCTAAGTGAAGCAGTTAAGACATTTCATGAAATGCATGAAAAAATCTATGGATTTAATCGCCAATCTGAAGAACTGGAATTAGTTAATATCCGTTTAATTGGTATAGGGAAAATTAAAGAATTACAAAATACAAAACAAGAAATTGCTTTAAAAAATAATATTGAACCTGTGAGCGAACGTAACGTATATTTCGATGGTTCATTTATTCAAACTCCAATCTATCAACGGACTGATTTGCACAGCGAAGTGACAATTGCAGGACCAGCTATTATTGAACAACTTGACTCCACAATTGTTATTTATCCAAAGCAAAAGGCGGTCACAGATAAAAGCGGAAATTTAATCATCAATCTTACGAATACGGATGCAAAGGAGGAAGCGGAATATGAGTACTCAGCAAATTGA
- a CDS encoding hydantoinase B/oxoprolinase family protein has product MSTQQIDGITLEIMKNAFHTIAEEMGVTLIRTALSTNIKDRMDGSTAIYTKDGELVAQAEHVPLHLGLMPSVVKEVLKIFPPNQLKPGDAILINDPYISGSHLPDIFMISPIFYHGELVALAANVAHHVDVGGMAPGSMSSKATEIYQEGLRLPGIRIRREGVLDDDMIRLLETNVRTGKEVLGDLYAQLAANKLAETRIVELFEKYSVEFVFNCMEEIMNYSDRRMRAAIQNVPNGSYEFNDFLEGDGITDDLIEIKVKVVIKDDEVEVDFTGTSKQGKGPINSTQGVVNACAYYTLKSVLDSEVPPNAGAYRSIKVIAPKGTIVNPNFPASVSNANLNTAQRIADTIFGAISQILPEESMAACSGTMNGFAIGGFDEENSEYFSYVETYGGGQGGLIDLDGMDGVHTNMTNTLNTPVEVMEQTFPFLVKKYGLVDGSGGPGKHRGGLGLMREIDVLVDDSTLTLMSDRQKISPWGLFGGEGAKTSSCTLVTPEGQRKNLSSKVTITVPKGSSIILSTAGGGGYGLPSERDTKAVLQDVVHGNISVEQARDQYGVVINEETLMVDELETENLRKRM; this is encoded by the coding sequence ATGAGTACTCAGCAAATTGATGGAATTACACTTGAGATAATGAAAAATGCTTTTCATACAATTGCGGAGGAAATGGGTGTAACACTTATACGAACAGCTCTTTCTACAAACATTAAGGATCGAATGGATGGTTCAACAGCCATTTATACAAAAGATGGGGAATTAGTAGCACAGGCAGAGCATGTTCCCCTCCATCTTGGTTTAATGCCCTCTGTAGTAAAGGAAGTATTAAAGATATTTCCTCCGAATCAATTAAAACCTGGGGATGCCATTTTAATTAATGATCCGTATATAAGCGGGTCCCATCTTCCTGACATCTTTATGATAAGTCCAATTTTTTACCACGGAGAGCTTGTAGCACTAGCAGCGAATGTTGCCCATCATGTCGATGTTGGTGGAATGGCTCCGGGGAGTATGTCGTCAAAGGCGACTGAAATCTATCAAGAGGGTTTACGACTTCCAGGGATACGGATTCGCAGGGAGGGTGTTCTTGATGATGATATGATCAGACTGCTTGAAACGAACGTCCGTACAGGGAAGGAAGTACTTGGTGATTTATATGCACAGCTTGCAGCAAATAAATTAGCTGAAACAAGGATAGTTGAGTTATTTGAAAAGTACTCCGTTGAATTTGTTTTCAATTGTATGGAAGAAATTATGAATTATTCTGACCGCAGGATGCGAGCAGCAATCCAAAATGTTCCAAACGGCAGCTATGAATTCAATGATTTTCTAGAAGGTGATGGAATTACAGACGATTTAATTGAAATAAAGGTCAAGGTTGTTATTAAAGATGATGAAGTGGAAGTCGACTTTACAGGTACATCAAAGCAAGGGAAGGGACCAATTAATTCGACACAAGGTGTCGTAAATGCATGTGCGTATTATACGCTTAAATCTGTTTTAGACTCTGAGGTACCGCCGAATGCAGGTGCCTATCGAAGCATAAAAGTTATTGCGCCTAAAGGCACGATTGTTAACCCGAATTTTCCAGCGTCTGTTTCCAACGCCAACCTGAATACCGCTCAACGAATTGCAGATACGATTTTCGGTGCAATTTCACAAATTCTGCCTGAAGAGTCGATGGCAGCATGTTCAGGAACAATGAATGGATTTGCGATTGGTGGATTTGATGAAGAAAACAGCGAGTATTTTTCATATGTAGAAACATATGGTGGAGGTCAAGGTGGATTAATAGACTTGGATGGTATGGATGGAGTTCATACAAATATGACAAATACACTGAATACTCCTGTGGAAGTAATGGAACAAACGTTTCCGTTTCTTGTAAAAAAATATGGATTGGTTGATGGAAGTGGAGGACCGGGAAAGCATCGTGGTGGATTAGGTTTAATGCGTGAGATAGATGTGTTAGTCGATGATTCCACGCTTACCCTAATGTCTGATCGTCAAAAAATTTCACCATGGGGATTATTTGGTGGAGAAGGTGCCAAAACCTCATCATGTACACTTGTCACTCCAGAGGGGCAACGGAAAAATTTGTCCTCAAAAGTAACAATTACTGTTCCAAAAGGAAGTTCGATCATCCTTTCAACTGCTGGAGGTGGAGGCTACGGTTTGCCGAGTGAACGGGATACAAAAGCAGTCCTGCAGGATGTAGTTCATGGAAATATCAGTGTAGAACAAGCACGTGATCAATACGGTGTTGTGATTAATGAAGAGACATTAATGGTTGATGAGTTGGAAACGGAAAATTTACGTAAAAGAATGTAA
- a CDS encoding glucose 1-dehydrogenase: protein MRLEGEVAIVTGGSQGIGRGITELFGREGAKVVFADINEEVGQQTVRDFDQQGIQAFFKKTDVSNEESVINLVDYVVEEFGKLDILVNNAGITYRKAVHETTLDEWKKLIDINLTGAFLCSKYAIPEMQKRNYGSIINMASTHANTTITRLAAYATAKGGLTALTRQMALDYGKNQIRVNAVAPGSVESPMLQKTYEDLGDPEEAFKHTLEFNPMGRLGKVEDIAKVCLFLASKDSEYVSGQTIFVDGGQINKFARPIAFD, encoded by the coding sequence ATGAGGTTAGAAGGAGAAGTCGCAATCGTAACAGGTGGCAGTCAAGGTATCGGGAGAGGAATTACGGAATTATTCGGACGTGAAGGAGCAAAAGTTGTTTTTGCAGATATAAATGAAGAAGTTGGACAACAAACAGTAAGAGATTTTGATCAGCAAGGGATTCAAGCGTTTTTTAAGAAAACAGACGTTAGTAACGAAGAGAGTGTTATCAATCTGGTAGATTATGTAGTTGAGGAATTTGGTAAACTGGACATTTTGGTTAATAATGCTGGAATCACCTACCGTAAAGCAGTACATGAAACTACCTTAGATGAATGGAAGAAGTTAATAGATATTAACTTAACCGGTGCTTTTCTATGTAGTAAATATGCAATTCCAGAAATGCAAAAACGAAATTATGGATCCATTATAAATATGGCATCAACACATGCAAATACAACTATAACTAGGCTTGCAGCATATGCAACTGCCAAAGGCGGCCTGACTGCGTTAACACGTCAAATGGCACTGGATTACGGCAAAAATCAAATTAGAGTGAATGCAGTGGCACCAGGGTCTGTAGAATCTCCAATGTTACAAAAAACTTATGAGGACTTAGGGGATCCTGAAGAAGCGTTTAAACACACTTTAGAATTTAATCCTATGGGACGTCTGGGAAAAGTTGAGGATATTGCGAAAGTATGTTTATTCCTGGCCTCAAAAGACTCTGAATATGTAAGTGGTCAAACGATTTTTGTGGATGGTGGACAAATCAATAAATTTGCAAGACCAATAGCTTTTGATTGA